Below is a genomic region from Medicago truncatula cultivar Jemalong A17 chromosome 3, MtrunA17r5.0-ANR, whole genome shotgun sequence.
aaaaaagaatgttgttgtaatacccatatttacatcaaatgaaaaagcaaagaagtagcatcagtgagtgaagataatctagtctaggattagagttaaggtgatctgttgaaagtgcggatcatgaacaccaaatctttatttggaaacgacttgaacgtgcatatttttaggtggcttctctagatcaaaaattaacttatcacctacctctaacatatgttctcggcaaaatttgaaccattggccgcctaagtattttttgtaacttgctctctttgccgttttcaagcgacacttataccttttttgagcttgtttgtcgatgagtgtgattgttttccgtgttccttttagaaatgtcattgatatctcatttgagaagtgataggtacaaaacaaattgcagtgttaattagaagttatatatatgtacatttctaaaacatttaccaaagcattataaagatttactgtaggaaaataacatgttttatttttctcaagagattaggaaaacaacattacaattaacatgatactaattggaaccaatgaaggaaccaacaatgtgcagattaacgttacataattgttaggtttataaaagagattgcaagtttcatagactaaccaaaaatgaatttttgccaatacttacatcagacaaaatgaaaagaacaaatgacatcccaaagtcaagatagtttacgactacagtccaaagcgatacgtcaaaatagtagaagttaaaatagttcaacaacaaatatctactttggaacaactcgaatttgcaagttcttctgtgacttttcgagatcaaagatgagcttaccaccttcttccatcactcgttatctacagaaattgaaccactgcccacccaagtaattttcatagcttgctctatCGGCGGTAATGAGATGACAATTATATtgtctctgtgtctggtcatcaatgagagtgattgttttgcgctttcctttcataattgttcttgacacctcgtttggaAAAGGCTAAACaggaaaataactgcaatattagtctaatgcatatttacatagataagatgtatgcgaatatagttacatataatttataaaataaaggtagcataactgattttaagctaaagaaaatgtaacatgacttctaatttatcatcCTATTATCTTCaaaagtctagataaatgcatgcatgtacattatatgtaccccgttgaccaattaacattgttgaaacaaatggaaattaagcatcacttccgcatgtgcatatatagctagcaccaattgacattgatgtcttcgaacatttggtgcaactctcataatacaatccaaaaTGGAtaagattgaatttagttgttttccaaatagtgatgcaatatgtttcctaaaacaaattatgcacatgaaataaagaataatgcaatatgtatttttaatttgtgcgtaaaaaaactcaaagcatgtttgtgcataaaaaaagcagacattgactaagtttataaattcagcaattggcctaacctgagacagtttggaaaaatcgttgtacgaagtatgttgagaagaagtcgaactATGACTTAAGTTCTAACCGAAgttttgactctgagcttgagaagtgttaaagtcacgacaacaattcaagaaacatggtcaaaaaacaatcaaatcggattgtgaaataataagttactctaacactgtattgtaaaatcataatgcaaacttactaagtcttaaacttctcaacaaccggataatgtaggttgatgagcaacctcgaacctgaccaattgttacatatatttggattgccattgactacaaaatggaagcaaggaactcaaggtaaatagatggtaaatgataaagttacggagtatttttcccatagtgttacatcaactatattcccactacataaggaaagacatttttcgagtcattatcaaacttatacaaaattctatcatctgatgttgacaaaatagaaaataataccttttatatttagcaatgtttagtttttttgaataagaaaaagatatgcatagtttgttacgatataaaggtgcaatatatatatataaaagataagtataatttttttaggcatctataccttatatatatatatatatatatatatataagataagcataatttttttaggcatctatacctttttttgaagaaaagacatttaatattttacttttaattaaaatcaaaattttataaaaattatacgcattagcgtaacaaaaaaacagacacacataaagtattactctaaacgctaatatgcgtgtctgtatatttgcgaggttgaagaaagaaaataaaaatattatgtatcattaaatgatcgcgtaaataaaaatatttttgaggttgttatgattaaacgatatttaaattaaatatataagtgataaaaagataataaaatttctttgaaaaaaaggtaataaaattaaatggaacatcctttaaaaaattaaatggaacggctaaaaaaaattaaatggaagaaaaaaatatattgaaatatgatatttgaaaataaaagaaaaggttcccaaagtgaattgaagagagatgcttgtgaaataaattatcgagaagtagttttttgaattagcatttaacaacttttggccaaagctcattccattcaattttatgaattaaaaaaagtaccttttttagtaagtacttaattgatattgtacttggcctaacttcttcttaaaaatatagagaagttgaaaaaaaaaacgggtcaaacggtatcttaatctcccacaacggcattGTAGAAGCagctgaatttgggagaaaaaattagaaaatagttaaaaataaaaaaaaattgaaaaatagtcaaaagtttttaaaaatatgaaaattggaaaataattaataaaaatcggtgaggtagcactcaaccaagcaatactaaaaaaaattatatgcattagcgtaacaaaaaacagatagacgaacataaaatattactttaaacgttaatgtgtgtctgtctatattcgcgaggttgaagaaaggaaataaaaatatttggtatcattaaatgacagcgtgaataaaaatatttgtgaggttgtgatgattaaacaatattgaaattaaatatataagtgataaaaagataataaaaatcttttgaaaaaagataataaaattaaatggaattgttcaaaaaaataaaataaaataaagttaaatgaaaagaaaacatattgaaatataatattaaaaaataaaagaaaaggttctcagcgtgagttgaaaagaggtgcttgtgaaatatattgtcgagaagtagttttttaaagtagcattcaacaacttttggccaaagctcattccattcaattctatgcattaaaaaataatctctttctagtaagtatttaattgatattgtgtttgacctaacttctctttaaaaatgtagagaagtaaaAAAACAACCGgatcaaacggtatcttaatctcccacaatggcagtgtagaagcaattgaatttgggagaaaaaattgaaaaatagttaaaaataaaaaaattggaaaatagttaaaataatttaaaaatataaaaattggaaaatagttaaaaaaaatcggtgaggtatcactcaaccaagcaacactaaacaaaattatatgcatcagcgtaacaaaaacacagacagacagacataaaatattactctaaacgttaatgtgtgtgtaaatatttgcgaggttgaagaaaggaaataaaagtatttggtatcattaaatgatagtgtgaataaaaatatttgtgaggtcgTGATGATCAAacaataatgaaattaaaataattgatagtgtgtttgacctaacttctccttaaaaatgtagagaagttggaaaaaagctGGGTCAAGCGATACCTTACCCACAATGGCAatttagaagcaactgaatttggatgaaaaaattgaaaaatagttaaaaaaataaaaattataaaagttattaaaaataaaaaaattataaaataattaaaaaaaggtgaagggcaaaatgggaaatgcaccataaaaatgatgaggtggcactaaccacaccccatcaataggaaattactaaaatacccctcataggggcaaaatggtaaaatcctaAAGACTTATCTTTATAATATAGTAAGTAGATTCTTAAAAGTTCATTAGAACTACCACTCCCTAAGATTCTCTTGCATtgtataatttcattaaaacttAATTTTCTCATACTAATCACAATACCCATTAATCTAACATAAAGTTTTTGAGCCTAATTGATCAAATTCACACATGtaagaacacaacaacaaaaaggaaCAATCCAAACATGTAACAACACAATTGTAAAGAGGGAAAAATCAATTAGGGTTTCAGTTCTCATTCTATTGCATGTCAATTTCTAATTGCTAATTCCAGTTCCCTTTTATTATAATTAGAACCTAATTTGAGAAACTCACCTCAATTAGTAGAAATCCCTCAAGATTTTGATGAAGTGTGTGGGTTCACCAAGCTCCAAACCTTCATTATTCTTCAGTAATATAAGGCAGATTAAAATCCGTCAGTAATCCAATGTCATGTGCATCATCGTTATTgacggaagaaaaaaaatctgccACTAATATAAGGCAGATTGGTCGTTAACAACACCGACAGATTTATCGAGGGTTTTTTTTCGTCAGTAACGTGAGGGTTTTTTGGTGTTACTAAGGGGTTATTCCGCCAATGATCACTGAGGGTCTAAATCCCTCGGTAATGCAATTTTGAATTGGTTAGTAAATTGGGAAATTCTTGTAGTGATTTTTAATGACTTGAAaaccttaaaataattaattttgttttaaattttatgtttcGGTAGACGTCATCGACTTGTAAGCGTTTTGCATGCGTCAACATGCGCTTGACACACACCAACGCATGCTAAGGATACGTATGTGCGCATCCTCCCTAGTCAACTCTTCAACCACACACTCTTTAATGAAGTGagatcaaacaatttttttttttcaacagtCATTGGATATGTACATGATCCTTGGCTTGTCAACTATATCCAGAGCTCTTCCCCTCCCTTCTACTCACACATCAAAACACAACAACTAGcgtgttttctctcttcttgtCAACTATATCAcaacttttaactaaaatatgtttttaaaacaTAATGCAAATACAACATGAAGAtctcaacaaaaaatatcaatttttccctaaaaaaattattaattttagcAGGGTTAATAATATTTAGGGCtaaaaaagattttgaaatttcttcaatatttaatcctttaaatattttcctttaccatttttaagtcaacttatgtgtttttgaaatttataacttttttgacGTCATGTTTAATACATTATACGATTTTCTCGcaaaattttggaaatttttaacaagagaagaatgaaatatacatttttctattttttacacttaaaaatttatatttaattcatgatattttgttaaaaaattctaaattatatTTAGAGAAATTCTTATGCAACACCAACCAATTGAAAATCAATCTCCAAATTTCTGAAGACATTATGCAACCTGCAAACAATGCCTGATAGTTTCGACATTGTTAAAACACAAATCACAGCATTGTTGATGCACATCTCGAATAACTTCTCTATTCCCCAAGAGACACCAGCCCGTCCTTGTTCATTTCGTTCCACAAAAACCGGTCCCAATATAATTCTACATAAAATCGGTGCTGCTCTTCTCCATATAACTTCTCTATTCCCCAAGAGACACCAGTTTTGTGTTTCATATGATGCATATCAAACACATTCATAGAACATATGCGTAGGTACCATGCATGGTCCATGGTACTATTGCATAACGTGGCTTCCCTTAGCTAGACAAATGTCCCAAACGTAGACTGATGGAATGTTTTTGGCACAATATGCATATTAAATCTTTGTTGTACCTCTCATCATCCTATTGAACTTAGATAACATAGTGGACATGAAAAGGGACTGATTTTGATGTTCGTTTACCTCATAAGAGATCCATGAAcagaattttattaaataatattcacTCCTCATATATTAACTGTCACTCTAGGTCCTTTCACATAAATAAAGAAGAGTTACGATACATAGACAACTTTAGGTGACAATACAACATTTGACATCCACGCAAAAATCTGACATGTGGTCATGTGAACTCCAtacaagcacactttctcttgcatctttttttctctcttcctagTGCATGAGATGTACAAAGGTGTATGAGAATAAATGATGTCTAGGTAACATTTTCCAATAAACAAATAAGTGTagcaaatttataaaattatttttattaactatTGGATGTTTTTTGACAAACTATTAATATTGGGTGTTAAAAATTATCATGAATACATATTGGAGTATAGACCtgaaaattaataatgtatataCGTTCATTTGGGAtagaattttataaaatatttaatatgacatgaaaattataaaataatacttatttttaagatatttttcttTGGCTAATATTGGGGATAAAAATTAAACACCCAACCCTGCCCCCAATGGGAATGGGTCTTCCGACCCCGGCCCCGCCCCCACCCGTGAAAACTCTATTTAAATCATTTTGGATCTATTGAACTCACACAAATTAGTAGaacatatattaatttcattcaataaaagagCAAATGCTAGAGAGAGTGTTTGTTAACATTGCTCTCAATACGAAACTATGTCGTGTTAATTAGATGGAGGATGTTTCTTGTTCATCATATTAGGAGAGGGAACTGATAGATTATTTCTCTAAACAACATAGATATTCATTGGAATCTcccacttttttgtttttttgacaaattggaATCTCCCACTTAGATGGTCCCCTTTCCCTCGTCATCATCTCTGCAAAATTCCAGAATAACCGTTCGTTccttttgttcaaaataatttttaataagcatacgtttttttaattaattattaatctgTTAGTGAAGGGAACTGTGAGTTTTGTTAATAATGGTTGAAACAGCCCCGATGTGCAAACTTGAGCCGTCACAATTTCGGATTCCACTTCAGTACCATTAAAGTACCAGTGGTATATACCATTGACTAATTATAGAGTATGCCACCTACCAATGTtactttataaatattttatttgatatatttttttaaaggatgtgTCACGTGACACATTCTAATTGGACAATGATACATACCATTATGGTACACAAATGCTTTACCATAATTTCAAAGTGTTGCACACACAACCAAATAGGACCGAACTTAGCAATTAGCATGAGTGCGGATCCTCTCCCTTTGTGGCGGGAACTGCATCCTAACTTTTTATCTCTCACATACAATCTAATCTCTctcatcttatcttatcttatttcccTAAAATTGTCTGAAGTTGGAGAAAGTTAGAGAGTTGAATGAATGTTAGGGATCTATTTTCACGAATACAAATTATGTCGACCAAGGCTTGATTcacaatattgcacatgttaaggtaactaaaagcagtaacttttcattgaaaaacatcatttattaaaaagttgtatatttaatataaaatatataaatttcaagataaatttactattttaaattttttaatatatgtataaatttgcacatgataaaaaaaatcattttttatatatatatttcattggTTTTTTTATCGGTGCTTGCAATCTTATTTGAGTAATGTATGTTAGAcactaaatattaattatttctctcatttaatatttaaattgtaGTTGCCTcattgtcaaaacaaaaaaattgtagttGCCTCATTATGGGACTTTATTCCCTTTTGCTAGACCTTTATTTGAAcctttattaaataattttgtattttttttttaactcatccGGGTTTTCAGAGAAAAGAGACATAATAATTTGGAGCTCGATCAAGAGTAagtaaaatttgacaaaaaaaattgtttcattcaagaatcaaatttaaatttacatgAAAAATTTTACCTTTGGTGGAGGTCATAAtcacttgagtttttttttttaagaattcatAACCACTTGAGCTCAATTGTTTGGTTAATCATTTTGTGTTTTCATTCCTTACAAATTAAACTCATACATTAAATCaagtattttcttttcattcaaaaaaagtccagtcattttttatttgtcaaatagtaaaaaataaaaaggagataAATTCGCTACGTATTTTCAGCATATCAATTAAATGAACCTATAAAACCTGAGCTTTCTCATTCCTGTCACAGTTGCAATCACGTTTTACAAAAGAattattaaacataaaaaaaattccattcaaaacaaaaaaaaaaaaaaaattgacatttgatGTGTGTACGTAAATAAAGTCATGGAAAAAGTGTGTATGAAAATAAAGGTTGTTTTATAATCTACTACATATATACTCCGGTCATAACTCatagaaataatataatattaatctaCCATACTACAATAATATTCAGTTTTGGCTTATAAATAGGCCATAGCAAACACTGCAAAACATGCAAGAGAAGTTTGCTAGTATCGGCACCTATCATCTCTAAATATTTCTCACTGCATAGGGTATCTATCAATTCTTCAACATTATCCCTTCAATCCATAATCCTTGCTTCAACATCATGCATTTTACCATACTaaattgttatttcttttaagtagtttaaattaattacaatttttgaCAACCTGCAGAAAGGGATAACTATGGCAAATCAATCATCTGAGCTAGCCATTGAACAACTGAAGAAGCTTCTCAGGTTAATTACTTTTctaacaagaaataaaaatgcacacataattcaatttaatgatacataaattataacatatagTATTACTTATTGGTTACAGAGAGAAGGAGGAACTTAATGGGGTGGCCACAGCAAAAATTGAGCAGCTTATAGTTGAATTACAGGGATGTCATCCAAATCCAATTGAACCTGCTGATCAGAGAATCATTGATGGTTTTACGTACTTCAAGCTCAACAATTTCAAGTAAACttgcaaattaaataaaattttaatatgatgCCTATAGTTAGTTCATTTTCGAATATCAAGTCCTTTATAATCAGGATTCATGGTTTAATGAGTTCTCGTAAGAGTTTGAACTTATAATTTAAAGGGAAAGAGTTCAAATTCCATTTGCATCACCCTAAAATATTCATTagtgttaatttattttataataagttCTCCtttcatcaattttaaaattggaAAATTGAATTCATGCATGCTTCCTTTTATATATGGCAGCAAGAACCCGGAACTGTATGATCGACTTGCTAAAGGCCAGTCTCCCAAGGTGATTAATTATTAGAtctttatttatacaaaaatcttttttgtttcatttaatattaatctatttttcattttatttgtgTTGTAGTTTATGGTATTTGCTTGTTCCGACTCTCGAGTGAGTCCCTCTGTTATCCTGAACTTTCAACCTGGTGAAGCTTTCATGGTTCGAAACATTGCTAACATGGTCCCTCCATTTAATCAGGTCTACTTCACTATTTTTCTAAAGAAATGAATTTCTATATGATATACACATTATTGAAgagtttttaataattaaatttctatTCCACAGTTAAGATACAGTGGAGTTGGTGCAACCCTTGAGTATGCTATTACAGCTCTAAAGGTAAGTGATCAGCTTCTATTCAAAAgtgttttaaaatttgtttgtgaTTGTGACATGACATGTTAAGGTTTGTAACTCTAATGTGATTGCGATTGAGGCTGAatcaataatcatcattttGGATAATGATTCTaacaaaaatccattttggggctataataataatttttattctcaAATAATATCAGAGTATTTTGCCATCATCGTGGAAATTCCATTTTTTCTAGAATTAAGCTCTTCC
It encodes:
- the LOC11429026 gene encoding carbonic anhydrase 2 — its product is MANQSSELAIEQLKKLLREKEELNGVATAKIEQLIVELQGCHPNPIEPADQRIIDGFTYFKLNNFNKNPELYDRLAKGQSPKFMVFACSDSRVSPSVILNFQPGEAFMVRNIANMVPPFNQLRYSGVGATLEYAITALKVENILVIGHSRCGGISRLMNHPEDGSAPYDFIDDWVKIGLSSKVKVLKEHERCDFKEQCKFCEMESVNNSLVNLKTYPYVDREIRNKNLALLGGYYDFVSGEFKLWKYKNHVTEPVTIPLKGLDMTI